A genomic stretch from Chloroflexota bacterium includes:
- the cas2 gene encoding CRISPR-associated endonuclease Cas2: MRCLVVYDISDGRARAKVADYCQDYGLSRIQYSAFLGDISRAHQNELLQKIRRRLARLESRVVLLPLCETDFRARREVVIS, from the coding sequence ATGCGGTGCCTGGTGGTCTACGACATCTCGGATGGTCGCGCGCGGGCGAAGGTGGCGGACTACTGCCAGGACTACGGCCTCAGCCGCATCCAGTATTCCGCGTTTCTCGGCGACATCTCGCGCGCGCACCAGAACGAGCTGCTCCAGAAGATCCGCCGCCGGCTCGCTCGGCTGGAATCGAGAGTCGTCCTGCTCCCACTCTGCGAGACTGACTTCCGCGCTCGGCGGGAGGTGGTGATCTCATGA
- the cas4 gene encoding CRISPR-associated protein Cas4, protein MIPTPPAGTVPGNASGGASADRLLLDLAVSDVRQHVYCPRIPYFRLGARLPHRYVTGAMQEGILEHQRTEALEQRRGLRAYGLSDGERSFDVRLRSERLALGGRLDMLISRSSEAIPVEFKNTRAALGLHHKYQLAAYALLAEEQLARPARRAFVYFIPLKHAQVVEITSAVRAYTKRVLNAIRASVAGEQMPDGTRILERCRVCEFLPYCNDRW, encoded by the coding sequence ATGATCCCCACGCCTCCTGCGGGCACCGTTCCCGGCAATGCGTCGGGCGGTGCGAGCGCCGATCGCCTCCTCCTCGACCTGGCGGTGAGCGACGTCCGTCAGCACGTCTACTGCCCGCGTATCCCGTACTTTCGGCTGGGGGCACGTCTGCCGCACCGTTACGTGACCGGCGCGATGCAGGAGGGCATCCTGGAGCACCAGCGGACCGAAGCGCTCGAACAGCGACGGGGTCTGCGCGCATACGGGCTGTCAGACGGGGAGCGTTCCTTCGACGTACGGCTGCGCTCGGAGCGGCTGGCGTTGGGCGGCCGGCTCGACATGCTGATCAGCCGTTCATCTGAGGCGATCCCGGTTGAGTTCAAGAACACTCGAGCGGCGTTGGGGCTTCATCACAAATACCAGCTGGCGGCGTACGCGCTGCTCGCCGAGGAGCAGTTGGCGCGGCCGGCGCGACGAGCGTTCGTCTACTTCATCCCGTTGAAGCACGCGCAGGTGGTCGAGATCACCTCGGCCGTGCGCGCATACACGAAGCGGGTGTTGAACGCGATCCGTGCCAGTGTGGCCGGCGAGCAGATGCCAGACGGT